The Canis lupus baileyi chromosome 29, mCanLup2.hap1, whole genome shotgun sequence genomic interval tgaggagcctgcttttccctctgcctatgtctctgcctctctatgtgtcgcatgaataaataaaatctttaaaaaatgaccctTCCTTGAGACTCCTAAGAGTGCACCTTGTATATTCTCACAGATGATAAGGCTTTTACAAATCTCAGAGGCTCTGTCCCCACATCACTCTCAGGTTGAGGTAGAGTGGATCCTGTTCCAGAAGTATGGGGCTGGCTTTCGTCTAATAGAGTGGACAGTAGTTTCCTGTATCAGAAAtccaaaaacttttttaaaggaatcaaaCCAATTTCAAATGAAAGGTTTAGAAACAGCTCAAATGAAGAAACTagttttaaaaagggggggaggtATGTCttgtagaagagagaaaatgactgaGTGCAGAATCCAGAACCTTGGAAGTCATCCCCAGAACCACTGCACCCTAATCCAGGAAATGATGGTGTGTCCTGCTAGAACCCAAAGTTTCTATGGACCACAGATGGCTAAGTGCCTCCCGATTCCCCTCCCCTTTGAGTGGACCAGCTGAAACTCCCATCTCCGTGCCACCACCGTGTGTCGTGTTGTGCAGGGCCCTAACTGGTCATGTCAGGTCACATGGCTTCAGCTTAAGAGCAACCACACAGAAGGGACTGCGCCCAAGACCGAGTACAGATGATGTCCTAGATTTTGAGCCAAGCAGCTTTATAAACGGACATCCttgagttttaagtttttatttattcatagagacacacagagagagagaggcagagacacaggcagagggagaagcaggccccatgcagggagcccgacatgggactcgatcccgggtttccaggatcacaccccaggctgcaagcggtgctaaactgctaagccaccagggctgcccaatccttgagttttaatatagtttttatatgtaagtgatgtGAACTCTATCACCAGAAAGCAGATTGTATCCACTCAATTTTCCAAATATGGCCACATTACTATGTCCCATCCCACATACTCTTTTGTAAGATGCCCTTCTGTCAATAGTTGGAATCTATTTCTCCACTACTTAAGAGTCTTCATGGGCCCTGTAAATACAGACTAAAGAAATGCAGAACAGACACTGGCTACTTAGCAGTAGTACTGGTAAATGTCCCCTTGGAGGCTAAAATCACTCCCAATAACCAATGGTCTATACtgtttagaaaactttttttcaatACATTATCATTTCTAGCTGAGTTTTTATAAACCTTGCTGAAACTGATCATTTTCCCTTCATGAGAAATTCACTAACAAACACAAAATTCGTTCTCTTGAAAACTTGGacaaattaaagatatttataagGTTTCACTTTATTCTAAGTGCTCATCTTAGTGAGTCATCTCTGATAAAGGCATTCCTGCCTTTATTGGATTCTTCCTtcctatatttctttaatttttccatatattGACTTGGGTTTAAAAGATGACCCACAGGTTCTTTCCTGTGTGAATTTCCTACACACGGATTGGTAACTCCTCTCCTATCTCAAAATCATAAAGTGAACTCGCTACAGTGGACTGGTAGTGTTGTAGATGTGTCAATAGGGCAATAAAAGGGTCCAACAGTGAACACTTCTCACTCAAGTAAATATAAGCAAAGATTTCTGAAGTAGAGTTGAGAAGACCTCTGCCTTTCTGCCCTAAGTCATGGCTGTGATCTCCACCCTGTGGCCCCCAAAACAAACTTGTGTGTAACCTGTGCTTCAGGAGCACAGGGAATGAAAAAATCAGCAAATGCAAGTAAGTTTTTTTGGTGGCAAGTCATAGATGTAATGTTTGTAATTTATATTCATATCCTCTTGGCCAGAAATCAATTACATGGTTCCATCCACAGTTAAGGGAGGCTGAGGAATGAAGGCTGTGTGCCCAACACAAAGAGAAAGTGAGTTTTGACATACACATAGCCAGTCTCTGTAATACATGACTTTCCCCCAGTGTGAGTTCTCTGATGTTTGCTGAGGTGTGATTTCTGAGAGAAAGTTTTTCCACATTCAtgacattcatagggtttctctcctgtatgagtTCTCTGGTGCACAGTCAGGGCTGACTTCTGGTAGAAAGTTTTCCTACATTCTTTACACCCATAGgatttctctcctgtgtgagttCTCTGATGTCTATTCAGAGCTGATTTCTCACAAAAGGTTTTCCAACAGTCCTTACATTCATACGGTTTCTCACCAGTGTGAAGTCTCAGATGCACAGTGAGTTTGGCTTCACACAgaaggatttcccacattcattacatttatatGGTTTGTCTCTTGAGTGAGTTCTCTGATGGACAGTAAGAGCTGGGCGATGGCCAAAGGACTTCacacattctttacattcatatGGTCTCTCTCCTGTGTGAGTTCTCTGATGTGCAGTGAGAATTGACTTATGGAAGGTTTTACCACAAGCAAGGCACTCATGATGTGTCTCCCTATTGTGAACCCTTTGATGTACAGTGAGGGCTGACTTCTGGTAAAAGAACTTCCTATACACATTACATTCATAGCGTTTCTGCCCTGTGTGTGTTCTCAGATGTACAATGAGTTTTGTCTTCACAGAgaaggatttcccacattcatATAACactcatatgatttttctcctgtgtGGATTCTCTGATGAACAGTTAAGTGTGACTTATGGCAGAAAGATTTCTCACATTTGATACATGCATAGGGTTTCTCCCTGGTATGAGTTCTCTGATGGATTGTAAGAACTGTCTTACTGATGAAGGTTTTTTCACACTCGttacatttatagggtttctctcctgcGTATATTTTCTGATGTTTACTGAGATTAGACTTTTTGTAGAAAGTTTTACCACATACATCACATTCAAAGTTTTCTCTCCTGAGTCCTTGAAAACTGAGGGAGGTGTAATTTCTTGCAGAATTATCCCCACTTTGATTACATTTATGGTGATGTTCCTCAGAAACAGCTCTAGGAAGATTCAGTTGTGTTGGTTTCACACAAATGGTGTTCCCCCATTCGTTATATCTACAGGGATTCTCCCTCATGGAAGTTCTCTCTTGGGCAAGGAGAGCAGATTTGTCATAGGCTCTCCAATATTTATAGGCAGTCTCTCCAGTGTAAGCCCTGCTACAGGTAAAGAATGTTGTCTCCTTGTTGAAGCCTTTCCCTTGCCCAACAAATTCAACAAGTGGCTGCAAAGTCTGATCCTTCTGATGACAACTAAGAGGCCCAGAACACCTGAGGGGCTTCCCAGTCATATAACTGTCCTCAGGCTTCTTTCTATCATGCATCTCATCAGGCTCACTGGGGAGAAACATGTCCTGACACACGTTAAACTCCTCTGGCTTCGTTCCTGAATAGTTTCCGTCATTTATAATCAGGTTTGAGATGTGGATTGCACTCAAATTAACTGGTTTTCCCAAGTCGGTTCTCTCCTCAGTTGATGTTTCCTGGTTGGAGAATCCAAATTGGCACAAACGTCTGCTCTGATGCTCCTGTTGGGTCTCCATCAGGTCATTTGCAGTCTGGACATCTAAAATAAGACAAAGTAACCATATCTGTGAATCGCATCTAAGCACTTCTTATGGAATGTTTGTGTAAGAATAAAGAAGTTTCTTTGCATTGCAGTAGAATACGACTTTTAAAGACTCAATAATGGGTATGATTATGataaacatgatttttctttctaatgaatTAACGTAACACATTACACTAACAGATTCTCTAACATCAAAGCatggttttatttgttcattttgcctatttaaggttttttttttcccctttctgggTCCACTAGGAAATATCTGGTCACAATATTCACCTATTCCCTAGCCAGGATTCTCAGCTGAGTTCCTTCAACTGCATTTCTGTCCCTGTTCTGTTTCCTGCTTTCTCTCATAATACCTGTGAGTTCCTTGTGCTGGGCTTTTTCTCATCATTCAGCcttgcagatggcaagatcttCCTGAATCGGTTACTCTAGGATGCAGGAGAGGGCCATCTGTCGTTACCTAAACAGGTATATTGCTTAGGgacaaggtttatttttttactccTCTATGGATGGCTATGGGCACCTGTGGGGTTTTTCAAAGGCATCATCTCTACTTCTTCATGCTAGCCAAagacagctttcttttttttttttaaggattttacttattcatgacagagagagagaaagaggcagagacacaggcagaggaagaagcaggcaccacccagagagaccgatgtgggactggatcccggactCCATAACAGGTACAGAAAACTCTGGTCATCACTGTGCAATTCCTCCCTTCTGGTCTAAAAGATTTAGGTTCTGCTGTGCCCACCAACTGAAAAATCTTCTTCTGGATCCTActtaggtaggaaaaaaaaaaacaaaaaaaacaaaaaaacaaacaaactcctgGCATTCTCACCCACAGTTTACAAATGTCCATACTGGATAATTTAGTTTCTAAAGACTTCTATCTTGCATTTCAGAGTTTCAGCTGTCCTATAGTTCTACTGAAACTGGAGTCACacacctttctcttttttaacaaTGATTTCCacaaaagaaggtaaaaatgcTAACTTCAGATTCCAGTCCCCAAGTTTGAGTACCCTAACCTAAACACCTCATTCTACTAGACTTCAACCAATAATCTCTAGTTTCTCCTCTCATGTCATGGACCACCTCCTTCCATGCTCAACAATTTACTGGGTCCTCCTTTGTTTCATGATCTCTGATGCAGTCATTCACAAGGTTCCAGCTGGACCTCTTCTCTCAATTCTTAATAACTCCCTAGGCAACTTCCTCTAATCCTACCCAGTTTAGGGTTAATAATTCCCTAATTTACATCTCCAATATGGTGATGGATATCCATACCCTACTCCAGATTTTAGGTGCACCATGTATGAcatatggaaatggaaaatagtCATCTCAGTTGAAGCTCTACCAATGTAAACACTTAATATCCATGAAAATGCCTTCTGAGAATCCTTCAAAcaataatacacatttttctttctcttgtcctcaTTAAATATCCTTTCCAGTTCTTACCTCACTACTTAACCATGCATATTTGTTTCATCTTCCCTCTCAAGAAACTTCACATTCCATGAAAAGgacatttctttgattactgtTCTTTACACAACAAAAATGACCAGTGCTTAAAATTTTCCACTTAACATGCCAAAAGATTAAACCAATGTATGAATAAATGCCTGAAAGAAAACAGTCCTTGAAAATAGACAAAAGGAAGACATTAAGAATCTAGGGATTGTAACTAACCAAGAAAATATTCCAAGAGATGCAGCTAGGTACCACATTTTGGTAAGTCTAAGAAAATATacttggtaatttaaaaaaaatggggatgtCTGTGTATGAGAGTAAAGAATTCATGAGTCTGATACATGCAGACTCACTATCCTAAGGTCTGGACCTGGGAAAAGCACTGGGGAAAACAGCCCAGCATGGCCATGGCCAGCATCTACTGGGCTCTCCTCTTCCCAGACGCCTGCCCAGTATGCACTCACTGACCTGggaggctctgggctgggggTTCCTCTACAATCCATGGCTCTGCTCCTAGCTCCAACCTGATGATCACCTCAGGCTTTGTCATACAGTTCCCTGTCGATCAGAAATAAAGAGGGACTCTTAACAAACTGCTTTGGTTCACGGCCTTTGAGGAATGAAAGGAGCACCGCTGCAAGAGCTGTACAATGAAGGGCCAATGTGAACCTCTGACTAGAGGGgtgaacacacattcttctggGCCTTGAATCTTAAACCTAAGAAACATTTAATTTCACAAACAGTTGCACATATACCAATGAAGAAAAAAGTGGACACTTTCACTCACCCAAAGATGCCAGGCTACTgtaggtctccagcatcacgaaCCTGTACAGGGTCCACTGAGCATGATCCAGGTCCTGCCACTCCTCCCAAGTGAAGTTCACAGCCACATTCTCAAACGACACCAACTCCTGTAATGACACATGCCTCAATTCAAGGCATTAGCCTGGATCAGAACAGGAGTCTGGGAGTTCACTCTTCTTTGTGTGTTTTATCTTGTACAAAATACAGCATGATCTGTACTCTGCACTGTGGGGTAAAGAGAAACCACAGTAGAAATTTCCTACCTCAGGCTGTAAACAGCAGCAAAAGAAAGCCACTGAACTTGAAGATGGATGAACAGATTTTTCTAATcttagacacagagaaagaaaatgaagaaaaatggaacGAGGTTTAAAAACAAGTTTAACAACAGTCTAACAACATGTAATTGGAGTTCCAtaagtaaagaagaaagaattgagTATTTATGTATTATCAGAAACAATTACTACAACCTTCACAAATTTTG includes:
- the LOC140620643 gene encoding zinc finger protein 717-like produces the protein MNTSLELVSFENVAVNFTWEEWQDLDHAQWTLYRFVMLETYSSLASLGNCMTKPEVIIRLELGAEPWIVEEPPAQSLPDVQTANDLMETQQEHQSRRLCQFGFSNQETSTEERTDLGKPVNLSAIHISNLIINDGNYSGTKPEEFNVCQDMFLPSEPDEMHDRKKPEDSYMTGKPLRCSGPLSCHQKDQTLQPLVEFVGQGKGFNKETTFFTCSRAYTGETAYKYWRAYDKSALLAQERTSMRENPCRYNEWGNTICVKPTQLNLPRAVSEEHHHKCNQSGDNSARNYTSLSFQGLRRENFECDVCGKTFYKKSNLSKHQKIYAGEKPYKCNECEKTFISKTVLTIHQRTHTREKPYACIKCEKSFCHKSHLTVHQRIHTGEKSYECYMNVGNPSL